The DNA window TCGAGCGCGAGGCCTAGTGAGGAgagggggccagggccagggcacaCAGGAAAGAGAAGCTTGGGGAGCAGGTTGTCTCCCGGTGGCCCCCCTCCTTCTCCATCGCCCTCTCCCTTTCACAGCTGAACTACCTGGGCCCCCCTTTCAACGAGCCTGACTTCAACCCACCTCGGCTGGGGGCAGAGACTCTGCCCAGGGCCACCGTCAACTTGGATGTGTGGCGGAGCCTCAATGACAAACTGCGGCTGACCCAGAACTATGAGGCCTACAGCCACCTTCTCTGCTACTTGCGCGGCCTCAACCGCCAGGCGGCCACGGCCGAGCTGCGCCGCAGCCTGGCCCACTTTTGCACCAGCCTTCAGGGCCTGCTGGGCAGCATCGCAGGCGTCATGGCGGCTCTGGGCTACCCgctgccccagcctctgcccgGGACCGAACCCACCTGGGCCCCCGGCCCTGCCCACAGCGACTTCCTCCAGAAGATGGACGACTTCTGGCTGCTGAAGGAGCT is part of the Suricata suricatta isolate VVHF042 chromosome 11, meerkat_22Aug2017_6uvM2_HiC, whole genome shotgun sequence genome and encodes:
- the CLCF1 gene encoding cardiotrophin-like cytokine factor 1 produces the protein MLACLCTVLWHLPAVPALNRTGDPGPGPSIQKTYDLTRYLEHQLRSLAGTYLNYLGPPFNEPDFNPPRLGAETLPRATVNLDVWRSLNDKLRLTQNYEAYSHLLCYLRGLNRQAATAELRRSLAHFCTSLQGLLGSIAGVMAALGYPLPQPLPGTEPTWAPGPAHSDFLQKMDDFWLLKELQTWLWRSAKDFHRLKKKMQPPPAAVTLRLEAHGF